Proteins encoded within one genomic window of Haematobia irritans isolate KBUSLIRL chromosome 5, ASM5000362v1, whole genome shotgun sequence:
- the LOC142239488 gene encoding uncharacterized protein LOC142239488, with product MTIKLHFKHAGSEKVIKFMDLKLPFCDVLSKTMVIPLARDIISEIRKAGNFPFSCPLKGNFLYFVKNLTLSKDILPSYAPPGVKFNFTFELIDNENYMGEIKVQGSTRRIYELSKDIGNIAMDLDIATI from the exons atgacaATTAAGCTCCATTTTAAACATGCTGGGTCTGAGAAGGTTATTAAATTTATGGATCTAAAACTACCATTTTGTGATGTTTTGAGTAAAACCATGGTAATTCCATTGGCACGTGATATTATCTCTGAAATAAGAAAGGCTGGCAATTTTCCATTTTCGTGTCCCTTGAAAGGA aactttttgtattttgttaaaaatttgacactttCCAAAGATATTTTACCCTCATATGCGCCACCTGgtgtaaaattcaattttacctTCGAATTGATAGATAATGAGaattatatgggtgaaattaaAGTTCAAGGTTCTACG CGACGAATTTATGAGTTAAGCAAAGACATTGGTAATATAGCCATGGATttggatatagccaccatataa
- the LOC142240751 gene encoding trypsin-1-like, with amino-acid sequence MFLFMIFGLMAAHTTWASRIIGGQFATPGQFPYQISLQSQGRHHCGGSLISETFIVTAAHCTIGQNPNLMKVIVGATDLQTGEGQTFNIEKFIVHPQYNPQTQDYDISLIKLANAVTLGTPTVDKIELASADSNFAADTLATISGFGAINGNLQLPNKLKFAHVQLWSRDFCNPQNIPGITDRMICAGHPSGQVSSCQGDSGGPLTVENKLFGIVSWGFGCGAEGKPAMYSYVGALRSWIKQNSGV; translated from the coding sequence ATGTTCCTGTTTATGATTTTCGGCTTAATGGCTGCTCATACTACTTGGGCCAGTCGTATTATTGGAGGACAATTTGCCACACCCGGTCAATTTCCCTATCAGATCTCTTTACAATCCCAAGGACGTCATCATTGTGGTGGTTCTTTGATATCTGAGACATTTATAGTAACAGCTGCCCATTGTACCATTGGTCAAAATCCCAACCTCATGAAGGTTATTGTTGGCGCCACTGACTTACAAACAGGCGAGGGGCAAACattcaatatagaaaaattcatcGTCCATCCCCAATATAATCCGCAAACCCAAGATTATGATATATCTCTAATAAAACTGGCCAATGCTGTTACTCTGGGTACACCTACCGTGGATAAAATCGAATTGGCTTCAGCCGATTCCAATTTTGCTGCTGATACCTTGGCTACTATAAGTGGATTTGGTGCCATTAATGGTAATCTCCAATtgcccaataaattgaaatttgcccATGTTCAATTATGGAGTCGTGACTTTTGTAATCCCCAAAATATACCAGGAATTACAGATCGCATGATCTGTGCCGGTCATCCCAGTGGACAAGTAAGCTCTTGTCAGGGTGATAGTGGTGGACCTCTAACAGtggaaaataaattatttggcATTGTTTCATGGGGATTTGGATGTGGTGCTGAAGGTAAACCGGCCATGTATTCATATGTGGGAGCTTTACGTTCATGGATTAAGCAAAATTCTGgtgtttaa
- the LOC142239489 gene encoding uncharacterized protein LOC142239489 encodes MLSKLVYLLLFVFSFLNSIQATKRLASLEVESFVCKNNTDIVKRYYCNLRTLDLNTYGIDGNLELYRDAPKTMEMTAKVHIKRPGSDKVITFLNLKMPVCDVLSTTMGIPLARDVISELRKAGNFPYSCPIKGNVLFIVKNMTLSTNILPTYTPPFIKFNVTLDFEDNENHMGQMKLQGSTVSG; translated from the exons atgttaagtaaattGGTATACTTGCTGTTGTTTGTCTTCAGCtttttgaattcaattcag GCCACAAAACGTTTAGCCAGCCTGGAAGTCGAGAGTTTTGTATGCAAAAATAACACTGATATTGTTAAGCGATATTATTGCAATTTAAGAACATTGGATCTTAATACCTATGGCATTGATGGTAATTTGGAGTTATATCGTGATGCAccaaagactatggaaatgacaGCTAAGGTCCATATTAAACGTCCCGGATCTGATAAGGTCATTACATTTCTGAATTTAAAAATGCCAGTATGTGATGTTTTAAGTACAACCATGGGAATTCCATTGGCGCGTGATGTTATCTCCGAACTAAGAAAGGctggaaattttccatattcGTGTCCCATTAAAGGA AACGTTTTGTTTATCGTTAAAAATATGACactttctacaaatattttacCCACATATACGCCACCGTTTATAAAATTCAATGTTACATTGGATTTTGAAGATAATGAAAATCATATGGGTCAAATGAAACTTCAAGGTTCTACTGTCAGTGGCTAA
- the LOC142239490 gene encoding uncharacterized protein LOC142239490, which translates to MWFSLILSKEVFAAKNRRFNIEIHSLLCTNYSTLTKQLECGFSKVKHSHYLFFAKFMSNRQFNPDAEVRAQITLRMKGVTQPMKFLDLQIKICDVLSKASSVPIVRNLFDEARRTSNIPYKCPIKRNVLYRMHNYSLTAESIPPYATIFNFTLEMDFYNEHKRFANTIVKGATVPNV; encoded by the exons ATGTGGTTTTCTTTGATTCTATCTAAAGAAGTTTTTGCG GCTAAAAATCGTCGTTTCAATATAGAAATTCATAGTTTACTATGCACCAATTACTCGACATTAACTAAACAACTCGAGTGTGGCTTTAGCAAAGTCAAACACAGCCATTATCTGTTCTTTGCCAAATTTATGTCAAATCGTCAATTTAATCCAGATGCCGAAGTTCGTGCACAAATTACATTGCGAATGAAAGGCGTTACACAGCCTATGAAATTCTTAgatttgcaaataaaaatatgcgATGTCTTGAGTAAAGCTTCTAGTGTACCTATTGTTCGAAATCTATTTGATGAAGCCCGGAGGACGAGCAATATTCCCTATAAATGTCCCATAAAAAGG aatgtaCTCTATCGCATGCATAATTATAGTTTAACTGCTGAAAGCATTCCTCCCTATGCcactatatttaattttacattGGAAATGGATTTTTACAATGAGCACAAAAGATTTGCAAATACTATAGTGAAGGGGGCCACAGTGCCAAATGTATGA